A stretch of the Nicotiana tabacum cultivar K326 chromosome 6, ASM71507v2, whole genome shotgun sequence genome encodes the following:
- the LOC142182206 gene encoding uncharacterized protein LOC142182206 — protein sequence METSKELWNALEKKYKTEDAGLKQFVAAKFLDFKMVDSKSVITQVQELQVIVHDLLAEGMVINEAFQVAAFIEKLPPLWKDFKNYLKHKRKEMTLEDLNVRLRIDEDNKAAENKSRGNSTIMGANIVEEASTSKKRKKLSGPKNYLSKKKFKECNLVGNPREWWIDSRATRYVCSNKELFTSYSPAGPNETVFMANSATAKIEGTCKIALKMTSVKIVTLKDVLHVPEMRKNLVSTSLLVKNGFKCKNEIYVEKVT from the exons ATGGAGACTTCGAAAGAGTTGTGGAACGCTCTTGAAAAGAAGTATAAAACGGAAGATGCTGGACTAAAGCAATTTGTTGCCGCAAAATTCTTGGACTTTAAAATGGTGGACAGTAAGTCTGTCATAACTCAAGTTCAAGAATTACAAGTCATCGTTCATGACCTCCTTGCCGAAG gtatggtcataaatgaaGCGTTTCAAGTTGCGGCATTTATTGAAAAGCTGCCTCCGCTGTGGAAGGACTTTAAAAATTACTTGAAACATAAACGCAAGGAGATGACGCTTGAAGACCTTAATGTTCGTCTACGGATTGACGAGGACAACAAGGCTGCCGAGAataagtctcgtggaaattcaacaataatgggtgCAAATATTGTTGAGGAAGCTTCAACgagtaaaaagagaaagaagctGTCTGGACCAAAGAATTACCTAAGCAAGAAGAAATTCAAAG AATGCAACCTAGTCGGAAATCCTAGAGAATGGTGGATTGATTCGAGAGCAACACGATATGTTTGTTCTAACAAGGAGTTGTTtacttcttattctcctgctggACCCAACGAGACAGTTTTTATGGCAAATTCTGCTACTGCAAAAATTGAAGGAACATGCAAGATAGCTTTGAAGATGACTTCTGTAAAGATTGTGACTCTAAAAGATGTTCTTCATGTTCCTGAAATGCGGAAGAATTTAGTCTCGACATCACTTCTAGTCAAGAATGGCTTTAAGTGTAAGAATGAAATATATGTGGAAAAGGTTACCtga